CTTCGAGGCGCGCCAGGCGCTGAGTCCGGAAAACTTGGCGTTGTTCAATCAGCTTCCGCGCGAAGTCACCCCGTTGCTGCATCGGATCAAAGGGGCGACTCGGCCGCTGCCGTTCGTCGAAGATTTCGCGGTGCCGCCGGAAGTGCTGCCCGAAGCCCTCGTCGAAGTTCAAAATGTCTTGAAGCGCCATCAAGTAACGGCCTCGCTCTACGGCCATGCCGGGCACGGACAGATGCACGTGCGACCTTTTCTCGACCTTGCCGATCCGGCGCAAGTCGGCGTCATGGCTCGTTTGGCTTCGGACCTCTACGACGTCGTGCTCGGGCTCGGCGGCACGATCAGCGGCGAGCATGGCGACGGCATCAGCCGAACGCCGTTTCTCGCACAGCAGTACGGGCCGGCATGCGATGTGTTTCGTGAAGTGAAGCGCATTTTCGACCCGCGCAACATTCTCAACCCCGGCAAAATCGCCGGGGGCGAGCCGCAAGGACTGACGGAAAATCTACGCCCTACTTCGGCGGATTCCGTCGTCGATGTCGATAAGCCGGTCGTTTCGCAACCGGTGGATGGCGCACCGACGGTCCCTCGCGAACTGATCTCGCTCCAACTCGCTTGGTCGCCGGAGGCGATCTTGCAGAGTTCGCGAAGCTGCAACGGTTGCGGCGTTTGTCGAACGCAAAGCCCGAACTCACGCATGTGTCCGATCTTCCGCTTCGCGCCGGCGGAAGAAGCCTCACCGCGCGCCAAAGCAAACCTGATGCTCGCGCTGCTGACGGGAGGACTTGATCCTTCGAGCGTGAAGACCGACGAGTTCAAAGCGGTCGCGGATCTCTGCGTGAATTGTCAACAGTGCCGACTCGAGTGCCCGGCCGGCGTCGATATTCCGCGTTTGATGCTCGAAGCGAAAGCGGCGTATGTCTCCAGCAACGGCATGCGGCTCGCCGAATGGCTCGTCACGCGTTACGACTTGCTCGGGGCTTTCGGCTCGCTGTTCTCGCCGATCGCCAATTGGTTGATCGCCAATCGGACGTTTCGCTGGATGCTCGAGAAGACGATCGGCATCGCGCATGCGCGCAAACTGCCGACCTTCGCCTCGCGCGTATACATGCGTCGCGCGAAGACCAAACTGCTGACGAAACCGGCGCGCAGCGCAGGCCGGAAAGTACTCTTCTTCGTCGACACCTACGCCAACTATCACGATCCGCAACTGGCCGAAGCCCTCGTCGCCGTGTTCGAGCACAACGGCATCTCGGTCTTCGTGCCGCCGAACCAAGGGCAATCGGGCATAGCGATGATCTCGCTCGGCGCCGGCGAGTTGGCGCGCAAGACGGCGCAAGCCAATATCGCGGTCCTAGCCGATGCCGTGCGTCAGGGCTACACGATCGTCACGGCCGAGCCTTCCGCAGCGCTGTGCTTGAAGATCGAATATCCGCAACTGGTCGACGACGAAGAGGCCCGCCTCGTCGCTGCGAACACGCAAGAAGCCTGTCATTATCTTTGGACCCTGCACGCAGCCGGCAAACTCCAACTCGACTTCAAGCCGGTCAACGCCGTCGTCGGCTATCATCAGCCGTGCCATGTCCGAGCGCTGGAGATGGGCTCGCCCGGCGAGAACCTGTTGCGCCTGGTGCCCGGCTTAACCGTCACGACGGTCGATAAAGGTTGCTCGGGCATGGCCGGATCGTTCGGCTTGAAGAAGGAAAACTTCCGCAACAGCATCCGTGCCGGCTGGGATCTAATCTCTACGGTGCGCGAATCCGACTGGACGGCCGGCACGACGGAATGCAGCGCTTGCAAGATGCAGATGGAACAAGGAACCAGCAAGCCGACGATTCATCCGATGAAGCTGCTGGCGCTTTCCTACCGGCTCATGCCCGAGCTGAACACACTGCTCGCGACGCGCAGCCGAGAGCTGACCGTGACATGACCATTCGCGTTCGACTCTTCGCCGTCGCACGGGAAGCGGCAGGGGCAGATTTCATCGATCTCGACTTGCGCGAAGGGGCGAGCGTCGGCGAATTGCGACAGGCCTTCCTTACGCGACTTCCGTCGCTTGGCTACGCCACCAAGCAATTGCTCTTCGCCGTCGGCGGGGAATACGCGACCGATGCGACCATCGTCGCCGCCGGAAGCGAGGTCGCTTGCATTCCGCCGGTCAGCGGCGGTTAGCGCCGCTGCCCGGCGGAGTTGGTGGTGGCTCAGGGGCGTCGTGGATAGAATAGAGACATGGACTTGTCTTCTGCCCCTCATCTCACGACCCGACCGATCGACCCGAACGAACTGCTCGCTCGCGTCTCCGATAGCGCTGCGGGTGCCGTCGTGCTGTTCCTCGGCACCGTGCGCGAAATGACCGCCGGCCGCCGAACGCTGCGCTTGCATTACGATTGCTATCCGGAGATGGCCGAAAAGAAGCTCGTGGAACTGGAAGCCGAGGCGCGCGAGCGCTGGCCGCTGATCGGCACGGCTCTCATTCACAGGCTTGGCCGGCTCGAACTCGGCGAGGCTTCCGTCGGCGTTGCGGTCAGTTCGGCCCATCGCGATGTCGCGTTCGAGGCGGGTCGTTGGTTGATCGACACGTTGAAAGAAGTCGTGCCGATCTGGAAGCAAGAACATTGGGCCGACGGCTCGACGCAGTGGGTCCATCCCGGGCTGGAGCCGAAGTTAGATGGCGCTGGAGCGGCCGCGGACATGCGTCGCGCGGCTATCGAGGAGGAGCGATGAGTTCTTCCGCTCATAATCTTTCGCTTGTCGATACCTTCGGGCGCGTGCATACCGATTTGCGGATCAGCGTTACCGATCGTTGCAACATTCGCTGCTTTTACTGCATGCCGAATGAAAACGTCACGTTCAAGCCGCACGACGAGTTGCTCACGTTCGAGGAGATCGAACGCTTCGTGCGGATCGTCGCACCGTTGGGGATCAATAAGCTCCGGCTGACCGGGGGCGAACCACTCGTC
This genomic stretch from Planctomycetia bacterium harbors:
- a CDS encoding MoaD/ThiS family protein produces the protein MTIRVRLFAVAREAAGADFIDLDLREGASVGELRQAFLTRLPSLGYATKQLLFAVGGEYATDATIVAAGSEVACIPPVSGG
- a CDS encoding anaerobic glycerol-3-phosphate dehydrogenase subunit C, which codes for MDPQRQRIQEDLRGLLAGEVRCDDVFLQLYATDASVYRVRPLGVIRPKSTDDVVAAARYCHENQITLHARGAGSGLAGESLGPGLIIDFSVHMRRILAVGDDTVRLQPGVVHERLNTALAKHGRTFGPDPSNSVVTTMGSVVAIDASGRHWLKYGSARRHVKSLRIVLPDGTRLDVGREPLVAGESVSTDERLRELVNSLVRLLRDNRELLERHRPRSRVNRSGYEIFDVLREDSLDLAGIIAGSEGTLALITEITLATQPIARHSGMAMLLFERMEYAARAVHDVVDLEPIACDLMDRRHLGLAREIDPRYETLIPIETEAMLLVEVDGDDPTVVREKLRKIIDQVKIRKALAFEARQALSPENLALFNQLPREVTPLLHRIKGATRPLPFVEDFAVPPEVLPEALVEVQNVLKRHQVTASLYGHAGHGQMHVRPFLDLADPAQVGVMARLASDLYDVVLGLGGTISGEHGDGISRTPFLAQQYGPACDVFREVKRIFDPRNILNPGKIAGGEPQGLTENLRPTSADSVVDVDKPVVSQPVDGAPTVPRELISLQLAWSPEAILQSSRSCNGCGVCRTQSPNSRMCPIFRFAPAEEASPRAKANLMLALLTGGLDPSSVKTDEFKAVADLCVNCQQCRLECPAGVDIPRLMLEAKAAYVSSNGMRLAEWLVTRYDLLGAFGSLFSPIANWLIANRTFRWMLEKTIGIAHARKLPTFASRVYMRRAKTKLLTKPARSAGRKVLFFVDTYANYHDPQLAEALVAVFEHNGISVFVPPNQGQSGIAMISLGAGELARKTAQANIAVLADAVRQGYTIVTAEPSAALCLKIEYPQLVDDEEARLVAANTQEACHYLWTLHAAGKLQLDFKPVNAVVGYHQPCHVRALEMGSPGENLLRLVPGLTVTTVDKGCSGMAGSFGLKKENFRNSIRAGWDLISTVRESDWTAGTTECSACKMQMEQGTSKPTIHPMKLLALSYRLMPELNTLLATRSRELTVT
- a CDS encoding molybdenum cofactor biosynthesis protein MoaE, which codes for MDLSSAPHLTTRPIDPNELLARVSDSAAGAVVLFLGTVREMTAGRRTLRLHYDCYPEMAEKKLVELEAEARERWPLIGTALIHRLGRLELGEASVGVAVSSAHRDVAFEAGRWLIDTLKEVVPIWKQEHWADGSTQWVHPGLEPKLDGAGAAADMRRAAIEEER